In Cupriavidus sp. EM10, the genomic window AGCCTGTTCGGTGCATCGGGCTCGGCAAACTTCCTGTCGCGTACCACGGCCGTCCTGGCGGCGCTGTTCTTCGCATGCACGCTGGGCCTGACGTTGCTTGGCAACTACAAGCCGCAGGCTTCGCTGGGCGTAATGGCTGGTGGCCAGCAGCCGCAAGCCACGCAGGCATCGGCTCCGTCCGCATCGGCTCCGGCAGCGGCTGCCGCGTCGGCACCGGCTGCTCCGGCGGTGCCGAAGTAAGCTTCGGCATTGGCGCAATAATCGAACAGTGTGTTCGCGGATTCCTGATTTAATTTGCAGTTGTGCATT contains:
- the secG gene encoding preprotein translocase subunit SecG; this translates as MAIFKTLLVVVQVLSALGVIGLVLLQHGKGADVGAAFGSGASGSLFGASGSANFLSRTTAVLAALFFACTLGLTLLGNYKPQASLGVMAGGQQPQATQASAPSASAPAAAAASAPAAPAVPK